From one Geoalkalibacter halelectricus genomic stretch:
- the atpD gene encoding F0F1 ATP synthase subunit beta encodes MNKGKINQVIGPVVDVEFEPGKLPEIYHALKVSNPSISNQEWNLVLEVSQHLGENTVRTIAMDSTDGLVRGQEVLDTGKQIVMPVGSKTLGRILNVVGEPIDEAGPVNAELEWEIHRPAPAFVNQSTSVEAFETGIKVVDLLAPYSRGGKIGLFGGAGVGKTVLIMELIHNIAKQHGGFSVFAGVGERTREGNDLWHEMKDSGVLSKAALIYGQMNEPPGARARVALSALTVAEYFRDEENQDVLLFVDNIFRFTQAGSEVSALLGRIPSAVGYQPTLGTEMGELQERITTTDKGSITSVQAIYVPADDLTDPAPATAFAHLDATTVLSRQIAELGIYPAVDPLDSTSRILDPQVVGEEHYKVARDVQYILQRYKDLQDIIAILGMDELSEDDKLTVARARKIQRFLSQPFHVAEVFTGSPGKYVELKDTIKGFQEIVAGKHDELPEQAFYLVGTIEEAIEKAKKLAA; translated from the coding sequence ATGAACAAGGGAAAAATCAATCAGGTCATCGGCCCCGTCGTCGACGTCGAATTCGAGCCGGGCAAATTGCCTGAAATTTATCACGCCCTCAAGGTCAGCAATCCTTCCATTTCCAATCAGGAATGGAACCTGGTGCTCGAAGTTTCCCAGCACCTGGGCGAAAACACCGTACGTACCATCGCCATGGACTCCACCGACGGTCTGGTGCGCGGCCAGGAAGTTCTCGACACCGGCAAACAGATCGTCATGCCCGTGGGCAGCAAAACCCTGGGCCGCATCCTTAACGTGGTCGGCGAGCCCATCGATGAAGCCGGCCCGGTCAACGCCGAGCTGGAGTGGGAAATTCATCGCCCGGCGCCCGCTTTCGTCAATCAGTCGACCAGCGTCGAGGCGTTTGAAACCGGTATCAAGGTTGTCGACCTTCTCGCTCCCTATTCCCGTGGCGGCAAGATCGGGCTGTTCGGTGGCGCCGGCGTCGGCAAGACCGTTTTGATCATGGAGTTGATCCACAATATCGCCAAGCAGCACGGCGGCTTCTCGGTTTTCGCCGGGGTCGGCGAGCGCACCCGCGAAGGAAACGACCTCTGGCATGAAATGAAGGATTCCGGCGTTCTCAGCAAAGCCGCCCTGATCTACGGCCAGATGAATGAGCCCCCCGGAGCTCGCGCCCGTGTCGCCCTGTCCGCCCTGACCGTCGCCGAATATTTCCGTGACGAGGAAAACCAGGACGTGCTGCTGTTCGTCGACAACATTTTCCGCTTTACCCAGGCGGGCTCCGAGGTCTCGGCGCTCCTCGGCCGCATCCCCTCGGCGGTCGGTTATCAGCCAACCCTGGGCACGGAGATGGGTGAGCTGCAGGAGCGTATCACCACCACCGACAAGGGCTCGATCACCTCGGTTCAGGCCATCTATGTTCCTGCCGACGACTTGACCGACCCCGCTCCGGCCACCGCCTTCGCTCATCTTGACGCCACCACCGTGCTTTCGCGCCAGATCGCCGAGCTCGGCATCTACCCCGCGGTCGATCCCCTGGACTCCACCAGCCGCATTCTTGATCCCCAGGTGGTCGGCGAAGAACACTACAAGGTAGCGCGCGACGTCCAGTACATTCTGCAACGCTACAAGGATCTGCAGGACATCATCGCCATTCTCGGCATGGACGAACTCAGCGAGGACGACAAATTGACCGTCGCCCGTGCCCGCAAGATTCAGCGCTTCCTGTCCCAGCCCTTCCACGTCGCCGAGGTCTTCACCGGTTCCCCCGGCAAATACGTTGAGCTCAAGGACACCATCAAGGGCTTCCAGGAAATCGTCGCGGGCAAGCATGATGAACTCCCCGAGCAGGCCTTCTATCTGGTCGGAACCATCGAGGAAGCCATCGAAAAAGCCAAGAAACTGGCTGCTTGA
- a CDS encoding FadR/GntR family transcriptional regulator, translated as MASVFRPIRPKKISEEIVEQIKALISAGELKPGEKIPSERELAGMLGVSRPSVREAIMVLDAMGLVEARQGGGTYVRSLTAAALQDPLLTLVEENPAMHYALVEVRMGLETWSAYLAAQRATDEEIKRLRELLGIMERQAAQGGWDADVDAQFHYAITAATHNTLQMHVLNTIHSLFHKTIQVALTEFYRRDGMVELLLEQHRAIFEGIAERNPEKARTAMFRHLTLVEEKMSQLQGEA; from the coding sequence ATGGCCAGTGTTTTCAGACCCATTCGACCCAAAAAGATTTCCGAGGAAATCGTTGAACAGATCAAGGCCCTGATTTCCGCCGGAGAACTCAAGCCGGGCGAGAAAATTCCCTCCGAGCGTGAACTCGCCGGCATGCTCGGGGTGAGCAGGCCCTCGGTGCGCGAAGCGATCATGGTCCTGGATGCCATGGGGCTGGTCGAGGCGCGCCAGGGCGGGGGAACCTATGTCCGGTCCCTGACCGCGGCGGCGTTGCAGGATCCCCTCTTGACCCTGGTGGAGGAAAACCCCGCCATGCACTATGCCCTGGTCGAGGTGCGCATGGGGCTTGAAACCTGGTCCGCGTACCTGGCCGCCCAGCGCGCCACGGACGAGGAAATCAAGCGCCTGCGCGAATTGCTGGGCATCATGGAAAGGCAGGCCGCCCAGGGCGGTTGGGATGCCGATGTGGACGCCCAGTTTCATTACGCCATCACCGCGGCGACCCATAATACCTTACAGATGCATGTTCTCAACACCATTCATTCCCTGTTTCACAAAACCATCCAGGTAGCCCTGACGGAATTCTATCGGCGCGATGGCATGGTCGAGCTGCTTTTGGAGCAGCATCGGGCCATTTTCGAGGGCATTGCCGAGCGCAACCCGGAAAAAGCCCGCACGGCCATGTTTCGCCACCTGACCCTGGTGGAAGAAAAAATGTCGCAGTTGCAGGGGGAGGCCTAG
- the atpG gene encoding ATP synthase F1 subunit gamma has translation MANLKSIKKRIGSVKNTRQITKAMKMVSAAKLRRAQDAIVAARPYADKMTQVLAGLALREDPDSHPLLKQREQHRALIVLMTGDRGLCGGFNANVSKMVERYIRANAEGYEQIDLMIIGRKGNDYLKRRPGLNIVKVYEHLTGSISYSTAALLGQEIIELYKEEQYDVVHLAYNAFRSAISQVPTMTQVLPIVPRAVKEDEFLVDYIFEPSRGEVLEQILPKNVEVQIFRSLLESVASEHGARMSAMDSASKNANQMIGRLTLEYNRARQAAITKELMEIISGAEAIK, from the coding sequence ATGGCTAATCTCAAATCCATAAAAAAACGCATCGGCTCCGTCAAGAACACGCGCCAGATCACCAAGGCGATGAAGATGGTCTCGGCCGCCAAGTTGCGCCGCGCTCAGGACGCCATCGTCGCTGCGCGCCCCTACGCCGATAAAATGACCCAGGTGCTCGCCGGGCTCGCCTTGCGCGAGGACCCCGATTCTCATCCCCTGCTCAAGCAGCGCGAGCAACATCGGGCCCTCATCGTCCTGATGACCGGCGATCGCGGGCTTTGCGGCGGCTTTAACGCCAACGTCTCGAAGATGGTCGAGCGCTATATTCGCGCCAACGCCGAAGGCTACGAGCAAATCGATCTGATGATCATCGGCCGCAAGGGCAACGACTACCTGAAGCGCCGCCCCGGTCTGAATATCGTCAAAGTCTACGAGCACCTGACCGGCTCGATTTCCTACAGCACCGCCGCCCTGCTGGGGCAGGAAATCATCGAGCTGTACAAGGAAGAACAATACGACGTGGTCCATCTGGCCTACAACGCGTTTCGCAGCGCCATCAGCCAGGTTCCGACCATGACCCAGGTTCTTCCCATCGTTCCGCGCGCGGTCAAGGAGGATGAATTCCTCGTCGATTACATTTTCGAACCCTCGCGTGGCGAGGTTCTCGAACAGATTTTGCCCAAAAACGTCGAAGTCCAGATTTTCCGCTCTCTGCTCGAATCGGTCGCCTCGGAACACGGTGCCCGCATGAGCGCCATGGACAGCGCCAGCAAGAACGCCAATCAGATGATCGGGCGTTTGACCCTTGAGTACAACCGGGCGCGCCAGGCTGCCATCACCAAGGAGCTTATGGAAATCATCTCGGGCGCCGAGGCCATCAAGTAA
- the atpH gene encoding ATP synthase F1 subunit delta, translating into MSLSAISKRYARALIQLGSEQNKVEEFAGELDKVQAAFAAEKNLRTVLESPAFPFRKRAAVLTALGEKLGLSEGMRNFLGLLLEKQRLRFLPQIAEHYQRFADELSGTLRARLTSAVKLDAAQAVVIRTGLQQQTGKKIILDTRVDPSLIGGIKAEFGGRIFDGSLSTQLKRFEDKLTKG; encoded by the coding sequence TTGAGTCTCAGCGCGATTTCAAAACGGTACGCCCGTGCCCTCATCCAACTGGGCAGCGAGCAAAACAAGGTAGAGGAATTTGCCGGCGAACTCGACAAAGTTCAGGCCGCCTTCGCCGCCGAAAAAAACCTCCGCACGGTCCTGGAAAGCCCTGCTTTCCCTTTTCGCAAACGCGCCGCGGTTCTAACTGCGCTCGGCGAAAAACTCGGCCTGTCGGAAGGCATGAGAAACTTCCTCGGCCTGCTGCTGGAAAAACAGCGTCTGCGCTTCCTGCCGCAGATCGCCGAGCATTACCAGCGGTTTGCCGATGAACTCTCGGGAACCTTGCGCGCACGGCTGACCTCGGCCGTCAAGCTCGACGCCGCGCAGGCGGTGGTGATCCGCACCGGGCTGCAACAGCAAACCGGCAAAAAGATCATCCTGGATACCCGGGTCGATCCGTCCCTGATCGGCGGCATCAAGGCCGAATTCGGCGGGCGAATCTTCGACGGCAGCCTCAGCACGCAGTTGAAACGATTTGAAGATAAATTAACGAAGGGGTGA
- a CDS encoding GntR family transcriptional regulator — protein MKKKPIERHQTLREKILETIRDAILRGTLKPGEKVAEPELAERFGISRTPIREAFRQLESEGYLTVIPRKGAVVTALSERDVKEFYAIKAILEGYAARIAAKNLSDKEIERLEAINERLQQLADEGDVKSFYRTHNEFHELFIRAAGNHKLAELINQLVVKFNRPRMASLSLPGRMQISVNEHSRLLEAFKARNGEQADNLVRKTASLGGQLLIQSMAQEEGRAVDPAVLEQIVDV, from the coding sequence GTGAAAAAAAAGCCCATCGAACGCCACCAGACCCTGCGCGAGAAAATCCTCGAAACCATTCGCGATGCCATCCTGCGCGGCACCCTGAAGCCCGGCGAAAAAGTCGCCGAGCCGGAGTTGGCCGAGCGCTTCGGCATCAGCCGTACGCCGATCCGCGAGGCCTTTCGCCAGTTGGAGTCCGAGGGCTACCTGACCGTGATTCCGCGCAAGGGCGCGGTGGTCACCGCGCTCTCGGAACGCGACGTCAAGGAGTTTTACGCCATCAAGGCCATCCTGGAGGGCTATGCCGCGCGCATTGCCGCAAAGAACCTCAGCGACAAGGAAATCGAGCGCCTCGAGGCCATCAACGAGCGGCTTCAACAACTCGCCGATGAGGGCGACGTCAAATCCTTCTACCGCACCCACAACGAGTTCCACGAACTGTTCATCCGCGCCGCGGGCAACCACAAATTGGCGGAACTGATCAATCAGTTGGTGGTCAAGTTCAACCGGCCGCGTATGGCGTCCCTGTCGCTGCCCGGACGCATGCAGATTTCCGTCAACGAGCACTCGCGCCTGCTTGAAGCCTTCAAGGCGCGCAACGGCGAGCAGGCCGACAACCTGGTGCGCAAGACGGCAAGCCTCGGTGGCCAGCTCCTGATTCAGAGCATGGCCCAGGAGGAAGGGCGCGCGGTCGATCCCGCCGTCCTGGAACAGATTGTCGATGTCTGA
- a CDS encoding sugar phosphate isomerase/epimerase family protein — protein MSLHSRLHVSLPYRLLDEQGAFLLSRGLQPEIAFKGMDFDDAAIWGVLRHWAGQFRSAGLRVTVHAPFMDLNPGALEPLVRDATRRRLDQALEAAALLEARCVVMHPGYDRWRYGGNEDLWLEPSLEFWRPLEQRAREIGTVLALENVFEDGPGSLQRLLEGLDSPLVGHCFDVGHWHLFCRDKVSLEEWFGRLGRHMVHVHLHDNRGEGDDHLPPGQGLIPFTKLRDLVQDQAPRASLALEVHDPAELAAALGAVSSLFDV, from the coding sequence ATGTCGCTTCACTCTCGCCTGCATGTTTCGCTGCCCTATCGTTTGCTCGACGAGCAGGGCGCATTTTTGCTCTCCCGGGGACTTCAGCCTGAGATCGCCTTCAAAGGGATGGATTTTGACGATGCGGCGATCTGGGGCGTACTCAGGCACTGGGCCGGGCAATTTCGTTCCGCCGGCTTGCGCGTAACGGTGCATGCCCCGTTCATGGACCTCAACCCCGGCGCCCTCGAGCCCCTGGTGCGCGACGCGACGCGGCGGCGGCTTGATCAGGCCCTGGAGGCCGCCGCCTTGCTTGAGGCGCGCTGCGTCGTGATGCACCCCGGCTATGACCGCTGGCGCTACGGCGGCAACGAGGACCTGTGGCTTGAGCCTTCCCTGGAATTCTGGCGTCCCCTGGAACAGCGGGCGCGGGAGATTGGAACGGTTCTGGCGCTGGAAAACGTGTTCGAGGACGGGCCGGGAAGCCTTCAGCGCTTGCTTGAGGGATTGGATTCGCCGCTGGTTGGGCATTGCTTCGATGTCGGGCACTGGCATCTGTTCTGCCGCGACAAGGTCAGCCTGGAGGAGTGGTTTGGCCGCCTGGGCCGGCACATGGTGCATGTTCATCTGCATGACAATCGGGGCGAGGGAGACGACCACCTGCCCCCCGGCCAGGGGCTGATCCCCTTCACCAAGCTTCGCGATCTGGTGCAAGACCAGGCGCCGCGGGCCTCCCTGGCGCTGGAGGTGCATGACCCCGCGGAGTTGGCGGCGGCCCTCGGCGCCGTTTCCTCACTCTTCGACGTCTGA
- the atpA gene encoding F0F1 ATP synthase subunit alpha produces MQIKAEEISAIIKKQIENFGREVEVSETGTVISIGDGIARIHGLDKAMAGELLVFPGDTMGMVLNLEEDNVGAAIFGDYEHIKEGATVKRTEKIVQVPVGEALIGRVVNGIGIPIDGKGDIKTDSFLKVEVKAPGIVARKSVHEPLQTGLKAIDSMVPIGRGQRELIIGDRQTGKTAVAIDTIINQQGQNCICIYVAIGQKRSTVAQVVDKLKQHGAMDYTIVVAATASEPAPLQFIAPYTGVTMGEYFRDNAKHALIIYDDLSKQAVAYRQLSLLLRRPPGREAYPGDVFYLHSRLLERAAKLSDEMGAGSLTALPIIETQAGDVSAYIPTNVISITDGQIFLETDLFYSGVRPAINVGLSVSRVGGSAQIKAMKQVAGTLRLALAQYREMAAFAQFGSDLDAATQRQLNRGARLVEVLKQGQYQPLPVEKQILVIFAANNGYLDEHPVNAVQRYEAELTTFIEAKHPQILEDIRTKKAIDGDLEARIKSALDEFKGHFVIA; encoded by the coding sequence ATGCAAATCAAAGCGGAAGAAATCAGCGCGATCATCAAGAAGCAGATTGAAAATTTCGGTCGCGAGGTCGAAGTCAGCGAAACCGGCACCGTCATCAGCATCGGCGACGGGATCGCCCGTATCCACGGCCTCGACAAAGCCATGGCCGGCGAACTTCTGGTCTTTCCCGGTGATACCATGGGCATGGTTCTCAACCTTGAGGAAGACAACGTCGGCGCTGCCATTTTCGGCGACTACGAGCACATCAAGGAAGGCGCCACGGTCAAGCGCACCGAGAAAATCGTGCAGGTTCCCGTCGGCGAGGCTCTCATCGGTCGCGTCGTCAACGGCATCGGCATTCCCATCGACGGCAAGGGCGACATCAAGACCGATTCCTTTCTCAAGGTTGAAGTCAAGGCGCCCGGCATCGTTGCGCGCAAGTCCGTGCATGAGCCCTTGCAGACCGGTCTCAAGGCCATCGATTCCATGGTGCCCATCGGCCGCGGGCAGCGCGAGCTGATCATCGGCGACCGCCAGACCGGCAAGACCGCCGTGGCCATCGACACCATCATCAACCAGCAGGGCCAGAACTGCATCTGCATCTACGTCGCCATCGGCCAGAAGCGCTCCACCGTGGCCCAGGTGGTCGACAAGCTCAAGCAGCACGGCGCCATGGATTACACCATCGTCGTCGCCGCCACCGCTTCCGAGCCTGCTCCCCTGCAATTCATCGCTCCCTATACCGGCGTCACCATGGGTGAATACTTCCGCGACAACGCCAAGCACGCCCTGATCATCTACGATGATCTTTCCAAGCAGGCCGTCGCCTACCGCCAGCTCTCGCTGCTGCTGCGCCGCCCGCCGGGACGCGAAGCCTATCCCGGTGATGTTTTCTACCTCCACAGCCGCCTGCTGGAGCGCGCGGCGAAGCTCAGCGACGAAATGGGCGCCGGCAGCCTGACCGCTCTGCCGATCATCGAAACCCAGGCCGGCGACGTCTCGGCGTACATTCCGACCAACGTCATCTCCATTACCGATGGCCAGATCTTCCTGGAAACCGACCTGTTCTACTCCGGTGTGCGTCCGGCCATCAACGTCGGTCTGTCCGTCTCGCGCGTCGGTGGCTCGGCGCAGATCAAAGCCATGAAGCAGGTGGCCGGCACCCTGCGCCTGGCGCTGGCACAGTACCGTGAAATGGCGGCCTTTGCTCAGTTCGGCTCGGATCTCGACGCCGCCACCCAGCGCCAGCTCAATCGCGGCGCACGCCTGGTGGAGGTCCTTAAGCAGGGCCAGTACCAGCCCCTGCCCGTCGAGAAGCAGATTCTCGTCATCTTCGCCGCCAACAACGGCTATCTCGACGAGCATCCGGTCAATGCCGTCCAGCGCTACGAGGCCGAACTGACCACGTTCATCGAGGCCAAGCATCCCCAGATTCTCGAGGACATCCGTACCAAGAAAGCCATCGACGGCGATCTGGAAGCGCGCATTAAATCGGCTCTGGATGAGTTCAAAGGACACTTCGTCATTGCGTAA
- a CDS encoding EamA family transporter has protein sequence MWLPLALLTALFESGKDIFGKKGLLAGADPYVMAWAWRLLALPFLLPLLLLPQALPEQLGPAFWPALLAGSVLNILAAILYMKAISQSDLSLCVPLVTFTPLFLLLTSPLLLAEVPSPGGILGVVLIVSGAYLLNLSRLSSGWREPIRALFHAPGARLMLGVALIWSLTANIDKIGLQNSSPLLWAAAINAAIALGMLPLVAMRRRQVEARYCLPWRWLVLVGLCGGLTTLCQMLAISLTQVPYVIAVKRLSILFTALAGLLLLREQGLRERLAGTLVMLAGVILLALA, from the coding sequence ATGTGGCTGCCCCTGGCCCTGCTGACCGCACTGTTCGAGTCGGGCAAGGATATTTTCGGCAAAAAGGGACTGCTGGCCGGAGCCGATCCTTACGTCATGGCCTGGGCTTGGCGGCTGCTGGCCCTGCCCTTCCTGCTGCCGCTGCTGCTATTGCCCCAGGCGTTGCCCGAGCAATTGGGTCCGGCCTTCTGGCCGGCCTTGCTGGCGGGCAGCGTTCTCAACATCCTCGCCGCGATTCTCTACATGAAGGCCATCAGCCAGAGCGATTTGTCCCTGTGCGTGCCCCTGGTGACCTTCACCCCGCTGTTTCTGCTGCTGACCTCGCCCCTGCTTTTGGCTGAAGTACCCTCCCCCGGCGGGATACTGGGGGTGGTTCTGATCGTCTCCGGGGCCTACCTGCTCAACCTGAGTCGGCTCTCCAGCGGCTGGCGGGAGCCGATCCGCGCCCTTTTCCACGCTCCCGGCGCGCGTCTGATGCTCGGCGTGGCCCTGATCTGGAGCCTGACGGCCAACATCGACAAGATCGGCTTGCAGAACTCCTCGCCCTTGCTATGGGCGGCGGCGATCAACGCCGCCATCGCCCTGGGCATGCTGCCCCTGGTGGCGATGCGGCGGCGCCAGGTCGAAGCTCGGTACTGCCTGCCCTGGAGGTGGTTGGTGCTGGTGGGGCTGTGCGGCGGGCTCACCACCCTGTGCCAGATGCTGGCCATCAGCCTGACGCAGGTTCCCTACGTGATCGCCGTCAAGCGGCTGAGCATTCTGTTCACCGCCCTCGCCGGGTTGCTGCTGCTGCGCGAACAGGGGCTGCGCGAACGGCTCGCCGGCACCCTGGTGATGCTGGCCGGAGTCATCTTGTTGGCGCTGGCGTAA
- the dinB gene encoding DNA polymerase IV: MTSARRCILHLDLDAFYAAVEQRDHPQLQGRPVIVGGSLRRGVVCAASYEARYYGVRSAMPMAQALRLCPEAVVQPVRMAEYRAASRAVFAIFARYTDCIEALSIDEAFLDVSHSLRLFGPGAAIAGKIRQEVRDETGLTLSAGIAPNKFLAKLASEAAKPDGLREIHPDQIDAFLLPLPVRSLWGVGAVTAERLAAMGIRQVGELRRLSRDFLHRRFGTAGGLLYELARGIDERPVDSEARIKSIGHEDTYAEDLRDTEVMRRELLALSERVAGRLRRKGVQGRCVTVKVKFADFSVVTRSRTLSTGLSNGGEIFSVACELLGQTEAGRRPVRLLGVSLSTLEALGAGQPELFSAPRHERLLRLDRAVDALRERFGDPGVVKAGLLAHPPSASDVEE, translated from the coding sequence ATGACTTCGGCGCGCCGCTGCATCCTTCATCTCGACCTTGACGCCTTCTATGCTGCCGTCGAGCAGCGCGATCATCCCCAGCTCCAAGGCCGCCCGGTCATCGTGGGCGGCAGCCTGCGCCGGGGGGTGGTCTGCGCAGCTTCCTACGAAGCGCGCTATTACGGGGTACGCTCGGCCATGCCCATGGCCCAGGCGCTGCGCCTGTGTCCCGAGGCGGTGGTGCAGCCGGTGCGCATGGCCGAATACCGCGCCGCGTCGCGTGCCGTCTTCGCCATTTTTGCCCGCTACACCGACTGCATCGAGGCTCTATCCATCGACGAGGCCTTTCTCGATGTCAGTCACAGCCTGAGGCTGTTCGGCCCCGGCGCCGCCATTGCCGGGAAAATTCGTCAGGAGGTGCGGGACGAAACCGGCCTGACCCTGAGCGCCGGGATCGCCCCCAACAAATTTTTAGCCAAACTGGCGTCCGAAGCCGCCAAGCCCGACGGCCTGCGCGAGATTCATCCGGATCAAATCGATGCTTTTCTCCTTCCCCTGCCGGTCAGATCCCTCTGGGGTGTCGGAGCTGTCACCGCCGAGCGTCTGGCCGCCATGGGCATCCGCCAGGTCGGGGAGTTGCGCCGCTTGAGCCGCGACTTTCTGCACCGCCGCTTCGGCACCGCTGGAGGCTTGCTCTACGAGTTGGCGCGCGGCATTGACGAGCGGCCCGTCGACAGTGAGGCCCGGATCAAATCCATCGGTCACGAGGACACCTATGCCGAGGATCTCAGGGATACCGAGGTGATGCGGCGGGAATTGCTCGCATTGAGTGAACGGGTGGCGGGGCGGTTGAGAAGAAAAGGCGTTCAGGGGCGCTGCGTCACGGTAAAGGTCAAGTTTGCTGATTTTTCCGTGGTCACCCGCAGCCGGACCCTCTCCACCGGGCTGAGCAACGGCGGCGAAATTTTTTCCGTCGCCTGCGAATTGCTTGGGCAAACCGAGGCCGGACGCCGCCCGGTGCGCTTGTTGGGAGTTAGTCTCTCCACCCTGGAGGCGCTGGGCGCAGGACAGCCGGAACTTTTTTCCGCGCCCAGGCACGAGCGCCTGCTGCGCCTGGATCGGGCCGTGGACGCACTGCGCGAACGTTTCGGCGACCCGGGGGTGGTCAAGGCCGGGCTGCTGGCGCACCCTCCTTCCGCTTCAGACGTCGAAGAGTGA
- a CDS encoding F0F1 ATP synthase subunit epsilon: protein MAEKLKLDLVTPYRLVLSEDVDEITAPGLVGEFGILPAHTPMLTTLQIGEFSYRKGNELFHVAVNWGFVEVENDRVTVLVETAELADEIDLERAKAALGRAEEALKKLTQDEKDFLVMKAALDRAMVRIKVAGRLGVK from the coding sequence ATGGCAGAGAAGTTGAAACTTGACCTGGTCACTCCCTACCGCCTAGTTCTCTCCGAGGATGTGGATGAAATCACCGCGCCCGGATTGGTGGGTGAGTTCGGTATTCTCCCCGCCCACACGCCGATGCTGACCACCCTGCAAATCGGCGAATTCAGCTATCGCAAAGGCAATGAGCTTTTTCACGTGGCTGTCAACTGGGGGTTTGTCGAAGTCGAGAATGATCGGGTGACGGTGCTGGTAGAAACCGCCGAACTGGCCGACGAGATCGATCTCGAACGCGCCAAGGCTGCTCTCGGTCGCGCGGAGGAAGCCCTCAAAAAACTGACCCAGGATGAGAAGGACTTCCTCGTCATGAAAGCCGCCCTTGACCGCGCCATGGTGCGCATCAAGGTCGCCGGACGCCTCGGCGTTAAATAA